In Carettochelys insculpta isolate YL-2023 chromosome 21, ASM3395843v1, whole genome shotgun sequence, a single genomic region encodes these proteins:
- the LOC142024085 gene encoding ficolin-1-like: MGRAEKTLIFSLWLAATICKAQDTCAEVNLMGLNTTDKVSRLQGCSGFPGTVGPRGDPGAPGMKGQKGLQGLPGKVGPVGPKGEKGVVGPPGLKGDKGDLGPPGAPGISAEDDLAKTQCEKGAKNCKELFDKGNFLSGWYTIYLQDCNSLPVLCDMHTDGGGWIVFQRRADGLLDFYHNWHSYKRGFGSQLSEFWLGNDNIHLLTSLGTYKLRIDLRDWDNNHHFATYTSFQIAGESDNYRLRLGDFSCGTAGDSLSEHNGMMFSTYDRDNDNSSEHCAEAYKGSWWYHKCHQSNLNGLYLKGAHESVADGINWLTGKGHRYSYKLSEMKIKPV; encoded by the exons ATGGGGAGAGCTGAGAAGACCCTCATTTTTTCACTCTGGCTAGCAGCAACCATTTGTAAAGCTCAGGACACCTGTGCAG AGGTGAACTTAATGGGTCTCAACACTACCGATAAAGTCTCCCGTCTTCAAGGCTGCTCTGGATTTCCAGGTACTGTGGGGCCCAGAGGAGACCCAGGAGCTCCAGGAATGAAAG GACAGAAAGGGCTACAGGGGCTCCCAGGAAAGGTGGGACCAGTTGGCCCTAAAG GAGAAAAAGGTGTTGTTGGCCCCCCTGGACTGAAAG gtGATAAAGGAGACCTGGGACCTCCAGGAGCCCCTGGAATTTCTG CGGAAGACGACCTGGCTAAAACGCAGTGTGAGAAAG GAGCAAAGAACTGCAAGGAGCTGTTTGACAAAGGGAACTTTCTGAGTGGCTGGTACACCATCTACCTGCAAGACTGTAATTCACTGCCTGTGCTGTGTGACATGCACACAGATGGTGGAGGATGGATT GTGTTCCAGAGAAGGGCGGACGGCCTCTTGGATTTCTATCATAATTGGCATTCATACAAAAGAGGTTTCGGCAGCCAGCTGTCAGAATTCTGGCTGGGGAATGACAATATCCACCTGTTAACGAGTCTTG GAACCTACAAGCTTCGCATTGACCTCAGGGATTGGGATAACAACCATCACTTCGCTACATACACATCATTCCAAATTGCAGGAGAGTCAGACAACTACAGGTTGAGGCTTGGAGACTTTTCATGTGGCACAGCAG GAGATTCCTTATCCGAGCACAATGGCATGATGTTTTCAACCTACGACAGGGATAACGATAATTCTTCCGAACACTGTGCAGAGGCCTATAAAGGATCATGGTGGTACCATAAGTGTCATCAGTCCAACCTGAATGGATTATACTTGAAAGGAGCCCATGAATCTGTTGCTGATGGGATAAATTGGCTTACAGGCAAAGGACATCGTTATTCCTACAAGCTGTCTGAGATGAAAATTAAGCCTGTGTAG